One Dermatophagoides farinae isolate YC_2012a chromosome 1, ASM2471394v1, whole genome shotgun sequence genomic region harbors:
- the LOC124492148 gene encoding ATP-binding cassette sub-family C member 4, translated as MDICKMITRDNPYDRAGILNRNFFSWIIPLFNVGYKKELEVSDLWKNPKVDTSERLGFRLQEEWDKELKNKKKSKPSFLRAIIRAFGFWYFMSGLLSIISEAIIRVLQPVVMGWMIYFLQKYYEETIDGVRDIKNLHNFYICGGSVVILGIIYVILYHPYFFKMTRKGMQLRIACCHMIYRKSLRLSQRALGQTTVGQMVNLLSNDVNRFDYAFIFVPFILTAPIQAVITVAYLYEFDFRWSVFAGCSVLLLYLPFQMYMGTLFSRLRAKTAILTDERIRLMNELIPAMRVIKMYTWEKPFAKLVEFARRKEVSMIKRTALLRGVNMALFFVSSKVIIFVCFVVFIIYADGKFKPQHVFVAIALFANFRTCLTLFFPYGISQGSEALISITRLENFLLLEEKELDSEHINKISLPVKKEDCGVWLSNMVASWNPRGMEPTLKNLTCEVLPGELLVVIGSVGSGKSSILMSILSEIPILHGEVKVRGKVSYASQQPWNFAGTVRENVVFGNSYDEAKYRKVLHVCALEKDLELFEFGDQTIVGDRGVSLSGGQKARINLARALYDDADVFLLDDPLSAVDAAVSKHIFEKCIRGYLKNKTVILVTHQLQFIKQAAKILVLKNGKAQGYGSYSHLMSLGIDFVKIADEENQQKQQKQKDLDASMKKSHESIPTALHHSSQTSLNSSVGGDDLANFITGESLQQSTGEMGTTGSVKARVYWTYVRAGAGFFLLLSLISSNIGTQILFNGSDYFLSLWTDKESGGTKSEIINNLDRNGCIIIFGALVGALFLLSLVRTTLFFSICMKSSINLHNRLFECMIRAPVTFFDNNPIGVLLNRCSRDMGIVDDILPPTAFDAVEIFVQMIGILVLVIIIDPWIAIPTFVLIFIFHFVRKYYITSARSIKRLEGITRSPVFSHLANSLYGLSTVRAFNVQSTFEKKFDEYQDCHTAAWFLFISAARWFGIVLDWLCVIYLACVTLALSITHETKSPSEIGLAISYAITLSGMFQWGVRQSAELESQMTSVERIDEFSHLEGEKNLELPLEKNPPENWPHQGTIEFDDVSLSYAPGASPVLKNLTFIIKSGEKIGIVGRTGAGKSSMISALFRLLPPEGTITIDGIDTSLISLTSLRNKLSIIPQEPVIFAGPVRQNIDPFHQHSDERLWQVLEEVQLKHVVLEHSNGLDSIIAEGGSNLSVGQRQLFCLARAILKQNRILVLDEATANVDHKTDLFIQDAIREKFSHCTVLTIAHRLHTIMDSDRVLVLDAGRVIEFDEPYQLLQNENGLFANMVKMTGKSMAHNLKEMARIARDLRLRNDSDYNRGHLRDLKGSFINSPRKENIIEETPINHHDGDNDIENDDNEQL; from the exons atggatATCTGTAAAATGATAACCAGAGATAATCCTTATGATCGTGCCGGTATTTTGAATCGTAATTTCTTCAG TTGGATAATTccattattcaatgttgGCTATAAAAAAGAACTAGAAGTAAGCGATTTATGGAAAAATCCAAAAGTTGATACTTCCGAAAGACTTGGTTTTCGATTACAAGA AGAATGGGacaaagaattgaaaaacaaaaaaaaatcgaaaccaAGTTTTTTACGTGCAATTATTCGTGCATTTGGTTTCTGGTATTTTATGTCTGGActtttatcaataatatcg GAAGCAATAATTCGTGTCCTACAACCAGTGGTTATGGGTtggatgatttattttttgcaaaaataCTATGAAGAAACAATCGATGGTGTGAGAGATATAAAAAATCTTCATAATTTCTACATATGTGGTGGATCGGTTGTTATTCTCGGTATAATATACGTAATACTTTAtcatccatatttttttaaaatgacaCGTAAAGGAATGCAATTAAGAATTGCTTGCTGTCATATGATTTATCGTAAATCATTACGTTTAAGTCAACGTGCACTTGGTCAAACAACTGTTGGTCAAATGGTCAATCTATTATCGAATGATGTGAATCGTTTTGATTATGCATTCATATTCGTACCATTCATATTGACAGCACCAATACAGGCTGTAATTACTGTTGCATATCtttatgaatttgattttcgttgGTCCGTTTTTGCTGGCTGTTCAGTTCTATTGCTTTATTTACCATTCCAAATGTATATGGGTACATTATTTTCAAGATTACGTGCTAAAACGGCCATTCTTACTGATGAACGTATAcgtttaatgaatgaattgatacCGGCAATGCGTGTGATCAAAATGTATACATGGGAAAAACCGTTTGCCAAATTGGTCGAATTTGCTAGACGTAAAGAAGTGTCAATGATTAAAAGAACGGCTCTATTACGTGGCGTTAATATggcattattttttgtttcatccaAAGTGATcatattcgtttgttttgtcgTTTTTATCATATATGCCGATGGTAAATTTAAACCACAACATGTTTTCGTCGCTATTGCATTGTTTGCCAATTTCCGTACATGTTTGACATTATTCTTTCCATATGGTATATCACAAGGATCTGAAGCATTGATTTCAATCACACGATTAGAG AATTTTCTATTGCTCGAAGAAAAAGAACTTGATTCTGaacatataaataaaatctcTTTACCTGTAAAGAAAGAAGATTGTGGTGTTTGGTTAAGCAATATGGTTGCATCATGGAATCCCAGAGGAATGGAACCAacgttgaaaaatttaactTGTGAGGTTTTGCCTGGAGAATTATTAGTCGTTATCGGATCAGTTGGAAGTGGTAAAAGTTCCATTTTAATGAGCATTTTATCCGAAATCCCAATTTTACATGGGGAAGTTAAAGTACGAGGAAAAGTATCATATGCCAG TCAACAACCATGGAATTTTGCCGGTACTGTTCGAGAAAATGTAGTTTTTGGCAATTCTTATGATGAAGCTAAATATCGTAAAGTTCTTCATGTTTGTGCATTGGAAAAAGATTTAGAATTATTCGAATTCG gCGATCAAACAATTGTCGGTGATCGTGGTGTTTCATTGAGTGGTGGTCAAAAAGCTCGTATTAATCTTGCTCGTGCActttatgatgatgctgatgttTTTCTATTGGATGATCCATTAAG TGCCGTTGATGCTGCTGTATCGAAACATATATTCGAAAAATGTATTCGAGGCTAtctcaaaaacaaaaccgtCATACTAGTCACTCATCAATTACAATTCATTAAACAGGCAGCCAAAATATTGGTTTTGAAAAATGGTAAAGCACAAGGCTATGGTTCATACTCACATTTGATGAGTCTTGGTATTGATTTCGTCAAAATTGCCGATgaagaaaatcaacaaaaacaacagaaacaaaaagatcTAGATgcttcaatgaaaaaaagccaTGAATCAATTCCTACTGCTTTACATCATTCATCACAAACTTCGCTCAATTCTTCggttggtggtgatgatttaGCAAATTTCATTACAGGTGAATCCTTGCAACAATCGACCGGAGAGATGGGCACAACTGGTTCGGTTAAAGCTCGAGTGTATTGGACTTATGTTCGAGCTGGTGCCGGTTTCTTTTTACTTTTGTCACTGATTTCCAGTAACATTGGAACACAAATTCTATTCAACGGAAGTGATTACTTTCTCTCATTATGGACGGATAAAGAATCCGGTGGAACTAAAAGTGAAATTATCAATAACTTAGATCGTAATGgttgtatcatcatttttggtgCTCTTGTTGGAGCACTATTTTTATTGTCACTTGTTCGTACGACATTATTCTTTTCGATTTGTATGAAAAGCTCGATCAACTTACATAATCGGTTATTTGAATGCATGATCCGAGCACCAGTAACatttttcgataataatcCAATCGGTGTATTGTTGAATCGTTGTTCACGTGATATGggcattgttgatgatatattaCCACCAACTGCATTTGATGCTGTGGAAATATTCGTTCAAATGATCGGTATTCTTGTTTTGGTCATTATAATCGATCCTTGGATTGCCATTCCAACATTCGTCCTgatatttatatttcatttcgttcGTAAATATTATATAACAAGTGCCCGAAGTATAAAACGATTAGAGGGAATTACACGAAGTCCGGTATTCTCTCATCTGGCCAATTCTCTTTATGGTCTATCTACAGTTCGTGCTTTTAATGTGCAATCAacttttgagaaaaaatttgatgaatatcaAGATTGTCATACAGCTGcttggtttttatttatttcggCTGCACGTTGGTTTGGAATCGTTCTCGATTGGCTATGTGTCATTTATTTGGCATGTGTCACATTGGCTTTATCAATAACccatgaaacaaaatcaccAAGTGAAATTGGACTTGCCATTTCTTATGCAATTACATTAAGCGGTATGTTTCAATGGGGTGTACGACAATCGGCCGAATTAGAAAGTCAAATGACGTCAGTAGAAAGAATCGATGAATTTAGCCATTTAGAAGGCGAGAAAAACTTGGAACTtccattggaaaaaaatccacctGAAAATTGGCCACATCAAGGAACAATTGAATTCGACGATGTCAGTTTGTCTTATGCTCCAGGTGCTTCACctgttttgaaaaatttaacatttatcattaaatCTGGCGAAAAAATTGGTATCGTAGGTAGAACTGGTGCTGGTAAATCATCCATGATATCTGCCTTGTTCCGTTTATTACCGCCAGAAGGTACGATTACAATTGATGGTATCGATACAAGCCTCATATCGTTGACTAGCTTACGAAACAAATTATCCATCATTCCTCAAGAACCAGTTATATTTGCCGGTCCTGTTCGACAAAATATTGATCCATTCCATCAACATAGCGATGAACGTTTATGGCAAGTATTGGAAGAGGTACAGCTAAAACATGTTGTTTTGGAACATTCCAATGGTTTGGATTCCATCATTGCCGAAGGTGGTTCCAATTTAAGTGTCGGTCAACGGCAATTGTTCTGTTTGGCACGAGCAATTCTTAAACAAAATCGTATCTTGGTTCTCGATGAAGCTACAGCCAATGTTGATCATaa aaccgatttatttattcaagaTGCAATAagggaaaaattttctcattgtACCGTATTAACGATAGCACATCGTCTACATACAATTATGGATTCTGATCGAGTACTTGTATTGGATGCTGGTCGCGTAATTGAATTCGATGAACCATATCAATTGCtacagaatgaaaatggtcTATTTGCTAATATGGTCAAAATGACTGGTAAAAGTATGGCACATAATCTAAAAGAAATGGCTCGTATTGCACGTGATTTAAGGTTAAGAAATGATTCCGATTATAATCGTGGTCATCTTCGTGATCTAAAAggttcattcatcaatagtCCAAGAAAAGAGAATATTATTGAAGAAACTCccattaatcatcatgatggcgataatgatattgaaaatgatgataatgaacaactttga